One part of the Candidatus Binatia bacterium genome encodes these proteins:
- a CDS encoding 3-oxoacyl-[acyl-carrier-protein] synthase III C-terminal domain-containing protein, which produces MLTVPVVLSDFERIDVTAPVEQDELKAIQAHFMTIAQCAARGITDPADREAAARALHERMARYGTSSEYIAQRQVSVLTSRFVKPDPANASELVRRYGDLRSPTGETLDERMDLFEEIACDVFERVYRDRAVPPPDDIVHVSCSGYVSPSPVQTFLSRREWLGVGVTHSYHMGCYGAFPAIRTALGLVGSSYVSLPTRKRRVDLVHTEFLSLHFDLLGDEPDNFVTSTLFADGFIKYSASPQPEFAKQGGHGLKVLAIEEHILPDSLPEMTLRPGPLQFDMSLSKRVPFMIRDSIADFVRSICGQVGLDFEREKASLIFAIHPGGPAILTQICSKLGIEESAVALSRRVLREHGNMASATAPHIWQLIVESPEIPSGSKVLSMAFGPGLTVIGALFEKL; this is translated from the coding sequence GTGCTTACGGTTCCGGTCGTTCTATCCGACTTCGAGCGGATCGACGTCACGGCGCCGGTCGAGCAGGACGAGCTCAAGGCAATCCAGGCACACTTCATGACGATCGCGCAGTGCGCCGCTCGCGGCATCACCGATCCTGCGGATCGCGAGGCCGCCGCTCGCGCGCTGCACGAACGGATGGCGCGCTACGGCACGTCGTCGGAGTATATCGCGCAGCGCCAGGTCAGCGTGCTCACGTCGCGGTTCGTCAAGCCCGATCCGGCGAACGCGTCGGAACTCGTGCGGCGCTACGGCGACCTGCGCAGCCCCACCGGCGAAACGCTCGACGAGCGAATGGATCTCTTCGAAGAGATTGCGTGCGACGTCTTCGAACGCGTCTATCGCGATCGGGCGGTGCCGCCGCCCGACGACATCGTGCACGTGAGCTGCTCCGGTTACGTCTCGCCGAGTCCCGTTCAAACGTTCCTATCGCGGCGCGAATGGCTCGGGGTCGGCGTGACGCACTCGTATCACATGGGCTGCTACGGCGCGTTTCCGGCGATCCGCACCGCGCTCGGCTTGGTCGGCTCGTCGTACGTCTCGCTTCCGACTCGTAAGCGCCGCGTCGATCTCGTGCACACGGAATTTCTCTCGCTGCACTTCGATCTGCTCGGCGACGAGCCCGACAACTTCGTAACCTCGACGCTCTTCGCCGACGGCTTCATCAAGTATTCGGCCTCTCCGCAGCCGGAGTTCGCCAAGCAGGGCGGCCACGGCCTCAAGGTGCTCGCGATCGAGGAGCACATTCTCCCCGACTCGCTCCCCGAGATGACGCTGCGCCCCGGACCGCTGCAATTCGACATGTCGCTCTCCAAGCGCGTGCCGTTCATGATCCGCGACTCGATCGCGGACTTCGTGCGCTCGATCTGCGGCCAGGTCGGACTCGACTTCGAGCGCGAGAAAGCGTCGCTGATCTTCGCGATCCATCCGGGCGGGCCGGCGATCCTCACGCAGATCTGCAGCAAGCTCGGCATCGAGGAGTCGGCGGTCGCGCTGAGCCGGCGGGTCCTGCGCGAGCACGGCAACATGGCATCGGCGACAGCGCCGCACATCTGGCAGTTGATCGTCGAATCGCCTGAGATTCCCAGCGGCTCGAAGGTCCTAAGCATGGCCTTCGGCCCGGGCCTGACGGTTATCGGGGCACTCTTCGAGAAGCTATAG
- a CDS encoding alkaline phosphatase family protein, translating to MIRTLRTVLCIALAGALLPACGGGGATSSLPAGTPLRHKKNGSGSGSIQHVVLMIQENRSFNNLFATFPGVTGTTTGYKLVKKGKKYKKAKIALTQTPLYDKGNVTHLYKAWLVAYQNGAMDGFNLIKYVTNGKPEGKAPYVYVNPAQIAPYWTIAKQWGIADEMFQTQGSDSFTAHQELIRGGTFIDSTDSLIDPPSTSATWGCDSNPGATTTLIDTNLNVDYNGGPFPCSNQFPDYGSNGYQTLRDLLDAKSVSWKYYTPVFKKNTPSALWNAFDVIAPVRYGPEWTDGHIASPETTIFNDISSGSLPAMSWVIPDAQNSDHPGYSSGDNGPAWIASVVNAIGQSQYWDSTAVIIVWDDWGGFYDPVAPPLPRDDQGGPGFRVPMLVISPYVQVGTGSQGGYVSHTVYGFGSILRFVEDTFNLGRLGTTDSTCASIADMFNFNQSPRNFQQIPSSRSREYFLHQKPSGKPVDTD from the coding sequence ATGATTCGAACGCTGCGAACCGTCCTCTGCATCGCCCTTGCCGGCGCGCTCCTCCCCGCCTGCGGCGGCGGAGGCGCGACGTCGTCGCTGCCGGCCGGAACGCCGCTGCGGCACAAGAAGAACGGCTCGGGGAGCGGATCGATCCAGCACGTCGTGCTGATGATCCAGGAGAATCGCAGCTTCAACAACCTCTTCGCGACCTTCCCGGGCGTGACCGGAACGACGACCGGTTACAAGCTCGTCAAAAAAGGCAAGAAATACAAGAAAGCCAAGATCGCGCTGACGCAGACCCCGCTCTACGATAAAGGCAACGTCACGCATCTCTACAAGGCGTGGCTCGTCGCCTACCAAAACGGCGCGATGGACGGCTTCAACCTCATCAAGTACGTGACGAACGGCAAGCCCGAAGGCAAGGCCCCGTACGTTTACGTCAATCCGGCGCAGATCGCGCCGTACTGGACCATCGCGAAGCAGTGGGGCATCGCCGACGAGATGTTCCAGACGCAGGGCAGCGACAGCTTCACCGCCCACCAGGAGCTGATTCGCGGCGGCACGTTCATCGACTCGACCGACAGCCTCATCGATCCGCCAAGCACGTCAGCGACGTGGGGCTGCGACTCGAATCCGGGCGCGACGACGACGCTGATCGATACGAACCTCAACGTCGATTACAACGGCGGCCCGTTCCCGTGCTCGAACCAATTTCCGGATTACGGATCGAACGGCTACCAGACGCTGCGCGACCTGCTCGACGCAAAATCGGTCTCCTGGAAATACTACACGCCGGTCTTCAAGAAGAACACGCCGAGCGCGCTCTGGAACGCGTTCGACGTCATCGCGCCCGTCCGCTACGGGCCCGAGTGGACCGACGGACACATCGCCTCGCCCGAGACGACGATCTTCAACGACATCTCGTCGGGCTCGCTCCCGGCGATGTCGTGGGTGATTCCCGACGCGCAGAACTCCGACCATCCCGGCTATTCCTCCGGCGACAACGGGCCCGCGTGGATCGCGAGCGTCGTCAACGCGATCGGGCAGAGCCAATACTGGGACTCGACGGCCGTCATCATCGTCTGGGACGACTGGGGCGGATTCTACGATCCGGTCGCGCCGCCGCTGCCGCGCGACGACCAGGGCGGCCCCGGATTCCGCGTTCCGATGCTCGTCATCTCGCCGTACGTGCAGGTCGGCACCGGCAGCCAGGGCGGTTACGTCTCGCACACGGTCTACGGCTTCGGAAGCATCCTGCGCTTCGTCGAAGACACGTTCAATCTCGGCCGCCTCGGAACGACCGACAGCACGTGCGCGAGCATCGCCGATATGTTCAACTTCAACCAGTCGCCGCGCAACTTCCAGCAGATTCCGTCGAGCCGCAGCCGCGAGTACTTCCTCCATCAGAAACCGTCCGGCAAACCGGTCGATACCGACTAG
- a CDS encoding alkaline phosphatase family protein — MIERLGRVAAALSAAAMLAACGGRASLPLAPAPGTGELLERLSASGSGKIEHVVYIVQENRSFDDMFQGYPGANTVSSGKESNGQTIQLQPISLKTAYEIDHSLKAMIAACDGTGKLPGTKCRMDGFDRETLYGGPEHGQYGYVPHSESQPYFDMAKEWVLADNMFASQLDESFVAHQYIIAAQAHSSVNVPDFYWGCGGGKTDSVATITKERGFGPSQRPCFGYQTLGDELDAAGLTWRFYTSKYTKPFSGLWSGYEAVKHIFYGPDWKKDVITPQRRFITDIAAGKLASFTWITPQCDESDHLACGGGLGPSWVTSLVNAVGESKFWDHTVVFVQWDDWGGMYDHVKPPHKGYDGLGFRVPLLVISPYAKQSYISHTQYETASVLRYAEDLFGLAQLAEADARATSPAGDCLDFTQKPRKFVKIKAPKDAAFFATLPDDDRIPDAQ; from the coding sequence ATGATCGAGCGGCTCGGACGGGTTGCGGCGGCGCTATCGGCTGCGGCGATGCTCGCCGCGTGCGGCGGCAGGGCGAGCCTGCCCCTTGCCCCGGCGCCCGGAACGGGCGAGCTATTGGAGCGCCTCTCCGCGAGCGGATCGGGGAAGATCGAGCACGTCGTCTACATCGTCCAAGAGAATCGCAGTTTCGACGATATGTTTCAGGGCTATCCCGGCGCGAACACCGTTTCGAGCGGGAAAGAGTCGAACGGCCAGACGATCCAGCTCCAACCGATCTCGCTGAAGACCGCGTACGAGATCGATCACTCGCTCAAAGCGATGATCGCCGCCTGCGACGGAACCGGGAAGCTGCCGGGAACGAAGTGCCGCATGGACGGCTTCGATCGCGAGACGCTCTACGGCGGGCCCGAGCACGGACAGTATGGCTACGTGCCGCACTCGGAGAGCCAACCCTACTTCGACATGGCGAAGGAGTGGGTGTTGGCCGACAACATGTTCGCCTCGCAGCTCGACGAGAGTTTCGTCGCGCATCAATACATCATCGCCGCGCAGGCGCACTCGAGCGTCAACGTTCCCGACTTTTACTGGGGCTGCGGCGGAGGCAAGACCGATTCGGTCGCGACGATCACCAAGGAGCGCGGCTTCGGCCCTTCGCAGCGCCCGTGCTTCGGTTATCAGACGCTCGGTGACGAGCTCGATGCCGCCGGCCTGACGTGGCGCTTCTACACGAGCAAGTATACGAAGCCGTTCAGCGGGCTCTGGTCCGGCTACGAGGCGGTCAAGCATATCTTCTACGGTCCCGACTGGAAGAAAGACGTCATCACGCCGCAGAGACGCTTCATCACGGATATCGCAGCCGGCAAGCTCGCGAGCTTCACCTGGATCACGCCGCAGTGCGATGAGTCCGATCACCTCGCGTGCGGTGGCGGCTTGGGTCCGTCGTGGGTCACGTCGCTCGTCAACGCCGTTGGCGAGAGCAAGTTCTGGGACCACACCGTCGTCTTCGTGCAGTGGGACGATTGGGGCGGCATGTACGATCACGTCAAGCCGCCGCATAAGGGTTACGACGGCTTGGGCTTCCGCGTTCCGCTCCTCGTGATCTCCCCGTACGCAAAGCAGAGCTACATCTCGCACACGCAGTACGAGACGGCGAGCGTGCTGCGCTACGCCGAGGATCTCTTCGGGCTCGCGCAGCTCGCCGAGGCGGACGCGCGCGCGACGTCGCCTGCGGGCGACTGCCTCGACTTCACGCAGAAGCCCCGTAAATTCGTGAAGATCAAGGCGCCGAAGGACGCGGCGTTCTTCGCGACGCTGCCCGACGACGACCGGATCCCCGACGCACAGTGA
- a CDS encoding sulfotransferase, translated as MAATDPKTPQKFSVPGPFYWSVRGVHAAAPLFVALGNLETQMLSRRLAAQRVDRPVYICGLPRAGTTITLQMLSEHPDVVTHKYADFLMPYMPWVWNNVFPRIPVDAMRKPVPRIHRDRIEVTRDSAEMGEEILWEHFFPQIHDETKYNVLDSSTSNPAFEHFYADHLRKLALVRGRTRYVSKAIMCVVRMQYLRRLFPDARFLLYIRNPIDHVASLIKQDRIWAELERDDPRQIEIIELTGHHEFGTRQVMANVGSPDVLREIRRLFDEGRWAQSRARYWAYVYGFVAKQLDADPELARRVCVVRYEDLCSDSLTTIDRILAHAELAPEPFAAARETYGKKLSFPDYYKPAFDADALAEIVAATSPVATRFGYDVAAIAQRIAS; from the coding sequence ATGGCTGCGACAGATCCTAAGACACCGCAGAAATTCTCCGTGCCCGGCCCGTTCTATTGGAGCGTCCGCGGCGTGCACGCGGCCGCCCCCCTCTTCGTTGCCTTAGGCAACCTCGAGACGCAGATGCTGAGCCGGCGCCTCGCCGCGCAGCGCGTCGACCGTCCGGTCTACATCTGCGGGCTGCCGCGAGCCGGCACGACGATCACGCTTCAAATGCTCAGCGAGCATCCCGACGTCGTCACGCACAAGTACGCCGACTTCCTCATGCCCTACATGCCGTGGGTCTGGAACAACGTCTTTCCCCGCATACCGGTCGACGCGATGCGCAAGCCGGTGCCGCGCATTCACCGCGACCGCATCGAGGTCACCCGCGACAGTGCCGAGATGGGGGAAGAGATCCTTTGGGAGCACTTCTTCCCGCAGATCCACGACGAAACGAAGTACAACGTGCTCGACTCGTCGACGTCGAATCCGGCCTTCGAGCATTTTTACGCCGACCATCTGCGCAAGCTCGCGCTCGTGCGCGGACGCACGCGCTACGTCAGCAAGGCGATCATGTGCGTCGTGCGCATGCAGTATCTGCGCCGGCTCTTTCCGGACGCGCGCTTCCTGCTCTACATTCGAAACCCGATCGACCACGTCGCCTCGCTCATTAAGCAAGACCGCATCTGGGCCGAGCTCGAGCGCGACGACCCGCGCCAGATCGAGATCATCGAGCTGACCGGGCATCACGAGTTCGGCACGCGCCAGGTGATGGCGAACGTCGGCAGCCCGGACGTGCTGCGGGAGATCCGCCGGCTCTTCGACGAGGGGCGCTGGGCGCAGTCGCGCGCCCGCTACTGGGCCTACGTCTACGGCTTCGTCGCGAAGCAGCTCGACGCCGATCCCGAACTGGCGCGCCGCGTCTGCGTCGTGCGCTACGAGGACCTCTGCTCCGACTCGCTCACGACGATCGACCGCATCCTCGCGCACGCGGAGCTCGCTCCGGAGCCCTTCGCCGCCGCGCGCGAAACGTACGGCAAGAAACTCTCGTTTCCCGATTATTACAAACCGGCGTTCGACGCCGACGCCCTCGCCGAGATCGTCGCCGCAACGAGTCCGGTCGCGACGCGCTTCGGCTACGACGTCGCGGCGATCGCCCAGAGGATCGCTTCATGA
- a CDS encoding alkaline phosphatase family protein, with protein sequence MRGAALPLFALVSIAIAACGGSPSAPVALPAAPARLAASKSPIEHVVIAIQENRSFDNLFATFPGADGATTGKAAPMPPSIAQNCSKPITQPTTVPLAQVSLVGSGSDLNHNHAAFTTAWDGGAMDGFDLEFAGGGGGGPPVCLYEYQYVNPNDIRPYWDIAKQYVLADRTFQTQASGSFTAHQDLIAGGTQINSNEALIDTPTYFPWGCDANPPVRTAIIKKSNGKVYRYGGPFPCLSYPTLRDLLDAKSVSWKFYAMPVQKESGCEHGNTAGLWSAFDAIKAVRYGPEWHANVTRSSLAIFDDVKKNRLPSVAWVTPDSLNSDHPGEREHQPCQSGGKYEDTGPSWIASLVNAIGESPYWKTTAIVIVWDDWGGFYDHVAPPEPRNWQGGPGFRVPMLIVSPYVKPHVEHTTYEFGSILRFVEQTWGLGSLGNNDADSKSIGNAFDFTMAPRKFKKIAAPYSREYLLHRQPSTDPPDTD encoded by the coding sequence ATGCGCGGAGCCGCGCTCCCTCTCTTCGCCCTCGTTTCGATCGCGATCGCCGCCTGCGGCGGCTCGCCGAGCGCGCCGGTCGCGCTCCCGGCGGCGCCCGCGCGCCTCGCCGCTTCGAAGAGCCCGATCGAGCACGTCGTCATCGCGATTCAGGAGAACCGCAGCTTCGATAACCTCTTCGCCACGTTTCCCGGCGCCGACGGCGCGACGACCGGCAAGGCCGCGCCGATGCCGCCCTCGATCGCGCAGAACTGCTCGAAGCCGATCACGCAGCCGACGACCGTTCCGCTCGCACAGGTCTCGCTCGTCGGGAGCGGCTCGGACCTCAATCACAACCACGCCGCGTTCACTACCGCATGGGACGGCGGCGCGATGGACGGCTTCGATCTCGAGTTTGCCGGCGGCGGCGGCGGCGGACCGCCGGTCTGCCTCTACGAGTATCAATACGTAAATCCGAACGATATCCGCCCGTACTGGGATATCGCGAAGCAGTACGTCCTCGCCGATCGCACCTTCCAAACCCAAGCGAGCGGAAGTTTCACCGCGCATCAAGATCTGATCGCGGGCGGCACGCAGATCAACTCGAACGAGGCGCTCATCGACACGCCCACCTACTTTCCGTGGGGCTGCGACGCAAATCCGCCGGTGCGCACCGCGATCATCAAGAAGAGCAACGGCAAGGTCTATCGCTACGGCGGCCCATTTCCGTGCCTCTCGTATCCGACGCTGCGCGACCTCTTGGACGCCAAGAGCGTCTCGTGGAAGTTCTACGCGATGCCGGTGCAAAAAGAGAGCGGCTGCGAGCACGGCAACACCGCCGGCCTCTGGAGCGCGTTCGACGCGATCAAGGCGGTGCGCTACGGCCCGGAGTGGCACGCAAACGTCACGCGCAGCAGCCTCGCGATCTTCGACGACGTCAAAAAGAACCGGCTGCCGTCGGTCGCGTGGGTCACGCCCGACTCGCTGAACTCCGACCACCCGGGAGAGCGCGAGCACCAGCCCTGTCAAAGCGGCGGCAAGTACGAAGACACCGGGCCCTCGTGGATCGCGTCGCTCGTCAACGCGATCGGCGAGAGCCCGTACTGGAAGACGACGGCGATCGTCATCGTCTGGGACGATTGGGGCGGCTTTTACGATCACGTCGCTCCGCCGGAGCCGCGCAATTGGCAGGGCGGCCCGGGCTTCCGCGTGCCGATGCTCATCGTCTCGCCCTACGTCAAACCGCACGTCGAGCATACGACCTATGAGTTCGGCAGCATCCTGCGCTTCGTCGAGCAGACGTGGGGGCTCGGATCGCTCGGCAACAACGACGCGGATTCCAAGAGCATCGGCAACGCCTTCGACTTCACGATGGCCCCGCGAAAGTTCAAGAAGATCGCCGCACCGTACTCGCGCGAGTACCTGCTGCACAGGCAGCCGTCGACCGACCCGCCCGACACAGATTAG
- a CDS encoding alkaline phosphatase family protein, with amino-acid sequence PYWDLAKQYVLADHVFQTQGSGSFTAHQDLIRGGTELSDTQSLIDFPTKTPWGCDAPAGTVTSVITASNQYMGGRGPFPCLSYRTLRDLLDADSVSWRYYAPTVGDSFAGNLWNAFDAIDAVRNGPEWQTNQASPETKVFTDIDRDTLPSVSWVVPDFQNSDHPGDHSDSGPSWVAQVINAIGQSPAWKTTAIIVVWDDWGGWYDHVAPPGKRRYGGLGFRIPLLAVSPYAKTGYVAHDDYELGSIVRFIEDNWDLGRLGTTDETSADFTNDFFDFSQQPRAFVPIQSSYSKQYFLHQAPSNEPVDYE; translated from the coding sequence CTCCGTACTGGGATCTCGCCAAGCAGTACGTGCTTGCCGACCACGTTTTTCAAACGCAAGGCAGCGGCAGCTTCACGGCGCATCAGGACCTGATCCGCGGCGGCACCGAGCTCAGCGACACGCAGAGCCTCATCGATTTTCCGACGAAGACGCCGTGGGGCTGCGACGCGCCGGCAGGAACCGTGACGTCGGTGATCACGGCGAGCAATCAATACATGGGCGGCCGCGGCCCGTTCCCGTGTCTGAGCTACCGAACGCTTCGCGATCTGCTCGACGCCGACTCGGTCTCGTGGCGTTACTACGCACCGACCGTCGGCGATAGTTTTGCCGGCAACCTCTGGAACGCGTTCGATGCGATCGACGCCGTGCGCAACGGGCCCGAGTGGCAGACGAACCAGGCGTCGCCCGAGACGAAAGTCTTCACCGACATCGATCGCGACACGCTGCCCTCGGTCTCGTGGGTCGTTCCCGACTTTCAGAACTCCGATCATCCCGGCGACCACTCCGATAGCGGACCGTCGTGGGTCGCGCAGGTGATCAACGCGATCGGCCAGAGCCCGGCGTGGAAGACGACGGCGATCATCGTCGTGTGGGACGATTGGGGCGGATGGTACGACCACGTCGCGCCGCCCGGCAAGCGCCGGTACGGCGGCCTCGGCTTCCGCATTCCGCTGCTCGCGGTCTCGCCGTACGCCAAGACGGGATACGTCGCTCACGACGATTACGAGCTCGGGAGCATCGTGCGGTTCATCGAGGACAACTGGGATTTGGGCCGGCTCGGAACGACCGACGAAACCTCGGCCGATTTTACGAACGACTTCTTCGACTTCTCGCAGCAGCCGCGCGCGTTCGTGCCGATCCAATCGAGCTACTCGAAGCAATACTTCTTGCACCAGGCTCCGTCGAACGAGCCGGTGGATTACGAATAG
- a CDS encoding alkaline phosphatase family protein: MPPPPPRAGKYFTHIVVLIQENRSFDNLFATFPGADGATRGKMKVLEGSKYVDKWTTLRPHALLMRTDLNHCHAAFVTAYDGGKMDGFNLEHTNVCGAGQPAGTLPYQYVDPSQIRPYWELAQQYVLADHTFQTQGSGSFIAHQDLIRGGTEINSSESLIDNPTAPPWGCDAPTNTVTSLITTEGKYLKNQGPFPCLSYPTLRDLLDGAQLPWKYYAPAVGQSIAGDLFNPFDAISAVRNGPEWATNQTSPETKIFRDVANDSLPCVAWVVPDYANSDHPGNQSDTGPSWVAQVVNAIGESPSWKTTAIVIVWDDWGGLYDHEAPPFLDEQGGLGFRIPMLVVSPYAKAGYVSHARYEFGSIVRFIEDNWRLGRLGTTDVRSADFVHDFFDFTQHRKFVPIRSEYSRPYFLDRAPSNRAVDDE; encoded by the coding sequence GTGCCGCCGCCTCCGCCGAGAGCGGGAAAGTACTTCACGCACATCGTCGTGCTGATTCAAGAGAACCGCAGCTTCGACAATCTTTTCGCGACCTTTCCCGGCGCCGACGGGGCGACGCGCGGCAAGATGAAGGTGCTCGAGGGCTCCAAGTACGTCGACAAGTGGACGACGCTCCGCCCCCACGCGCTGTTGATGCGCACCGATCTCAACCACTGCCACGCCGCGTTCGTGACGGCCTACGACGGCGGAAAGATGGACGGCTTCAACCTCGAGCATACGAACGTCTGCGGCGCCGGCCAGCCCGCCGGAACGCTCCCGTATCAGTACGTCGATCCATCCCAGATCCGTCCGTATTGGGAGTTGGCGCAGCAGTACGTGCTCGCGGATCACACCTTTCAAACGCAAGGCAGCGGCAGCTTCATCGCGCATCAAGATCTGATCCGCGGCGGCACGGAGATCAACTCGTCCGAGAGCCTGATCGACAATCCGACGGCGCCGCCCTGGGGCTGCGACGCGCCGACGAACACCGTCACCTCCCTGATCACGACCGAAGGCAAGTACCTCAAGAACCAGGGGCCGTTCCCATGTCTCTCCTACCCGACGCTGCGCGATCTGCTCGACGGCGCGCAGCTTCCCTGGAAGTATTACGCTCCGGCGGTCGGCCAGAGCATCGCCGGCGATCTCTTCAATCCGTTCGACGCGATCAGCGCCGTGCGCAACGGACCGGAGTGGGCGACGAATCAAACCTCGCCGGAGACGAAGATCTTCCGCGACGTCGCGAACGATTCGCTGCCGTGCGTCGCTTGGGTCGTTCCCGATTACGCGAACTCCGACCATCCCGGAAACCAATCCGACACGGGACCCTCGTGGGTCGCGCAGGTCGTCAACGCGATCGGCGAGAGCCCCTCGTGGAAGACGACCGCGATCGTCATCGTCTGGGACGACTGGGGCGGACTCTACGATCACGAAGCGCCGCCGTTTCTCGACGAGCAAGGCGGGCTCGGCTTCCGCATTCCGATGCTCGTCGTCTCGCCGTACGCGAAAGCCGGATACGTCTCGCACGCGCGTTACGAGTTCGGAAGCATCGTGCGATTCATCGAAGACAACTGGCGGCTCGGCCGCCTCGGCACCACGGACGTTCGCTCCGCCGATTTCGTGCACGATTTCTTCGACTTCACGCAGCACAGGAAGTTCGTTCCGATCCGGAGCGAGTACTCGAGGCCCTACTTCTTGGACCGCGCGCCCTCGAATCGGGCCGTCGACGACGAATAA
- a CDS encoding alkaline phosphatase family protein translates to MRRATLVAALALAGCSLGAPRPLPLAPASATLPDITSGAGKIEHVVYIVQENRSFDAMFQGYPGADTVSSGKNSRGQTIALRPVSLKKKYEILHGADAMFAACDGTGKLPGTQCRMDGFDKEGAEGGPPNPEYVYVPHDESKPYFDIAHEFVLADRMFQSQLDESFVAHQYIIAARAQASVDVPLLQWGCGGGPADTVRTLTHERTYAGPQQACFDYNTLGDELDAAGLPWRFYTSRYTIPDSGFWSGYQAVKHIFDGPDWAKDVITPQKQFLTDIAAGKLASFTWITPLCKDSDHVSCGGGYGPSWVASLVNAIGESKFWNHTVVFVQWDDWGGTYDHVRPHYKGFDGTGFRVPLIVISPYAKENYVSHVEYETTSVLRYAEDLFGLGQLSEADARATSPAADCLDFTQKPRKFVPIKAPYSRDFFLHESGDERIPDEE, encoded by the coding sequence GTGAGGCGCGCGACGCTCGTCGCGGCGCTCGCGCTCGCCGGCTGCTCCCTCGGTGCGCCGCGTCCGCTCCCGCTCGCCCCGGCGTCTGCGACGCTGCCGGATATTACGTCCGGCGCCGGTAAGATCGAGCACGTCGTCTACATCGTCCAGGAGAACCGCAGCTTCGACGCCATGTTTCAAGGATATCCCGGCGCGGACACGGTCTCGAGCGGCAAGAACTCACGCGGGCAGACGATCGCGTTGCGGCCGGTCAGCCTGAAGAAAAAGTACGAGATCTTGCACGGCGCCGACGCAATGTTCGCCGCGTGCGACGGAACCGGCAAACTCCCCGGGACGCAGTGCCGGATGGACGGATTCGATAAGGAAGGCGCCGAGGGCGGGCCTCCCAATCCCGAGTACGTCTACGTGCCGCACGACGAGTCGAAGCCGTACTTCGACATCGCGCACGAGTTCGTGCTCGCCGACCGGATGTTCCAATCGCAGCTCGACGAGAGCTTCGTGGCGCATCAGTACATCATCGCCGCGCGCGCCCAGGCGAGCGTGGACGTTCCGCTCTTGCAGTGGGGCTGCGGGGGAGGTCCGGCCGACACCGTTAGAACGCTGACGCACGAACGGACGTACGCGGGGCCGCAACAGGCCTGTTTCGATTACAACACGCTGGGCGACGAGCTCGACGCGGCGGGTCTGCCGTGGCGCTTCTATACGAGCCGCTATACCATTCCGGATAGCGGGTTTTGGTCGGGGTATCAGGCCGTCAAGCATATCTTCGACGGACCGGATTGGGCAAAGGACGTCATCACTCCGCAGAAGCAATTTCTCACCGATATCGCGGCGGGGAAGCTCGCGAGCTTCACGTGGATCACGCCGCTCTGCAAGGACTCCGATCACGTCTCGTGCGGCGGCGGGTACGGGCCGTCGTGGGTTGCGTCGCTCGTCAACGCGATCGGCGAGAGCAAGTTCTGGAATCACACGGTCGTCTTCGTGCAGTGGGACGACTGGGGTGGCACCTACGATCACGTGCGGCCGCACTATAAGGGCTTCGACGGCACGGGATTTCGGGTGCCGCTCATCGTGATCTCACCCTATGCCAAAGAGAACTACGTCTCGCACGTGGAGTACGAGACGACGAGCGTCTTACGGTACGCCGAGGATCTCTTCGGCCTGGGGCAACTCTCCGAAGCCGACGCGCGCGCGACGTCGCCGGCGGCCGACTGCCTCGACTTCACGCAGAAGCCGCGCAAGTTCGTGCCGATCAAGGCGCCGTATTCGCGCGACTTCTTTCTGCATGAAAGCGGCGACGAGCGGATCCCCGACGAGGAGTAG